In Zunongwangia sp. HGR-M22, the sequence TACAACGCCTTCCTGTAATGCTATTAATGCATTCATTGTCTTAAAAGGAGATCCGGGAGGGTATTGCGCAAGTATGCTGCGATCGTAAAGCGGTCTGGCCGTAGAATCTAACCACATCTTACTGAAATTTGGAGATCTTTTACGTCCAACAAGATCTGAAGGGTCGTAAGTAGGTGCCGTTATCATGGATAGAATTTCTCCAGAAGAAGGCTCAATTGCTATAATTCCGCCACGCTTATTGGTCATTAGATATTCACCATAGGCCTGTAAATCGGAATCTACAGAAATGGTAATATCTTTACCACGTTCTGGTAAGGTATCATAAATTCCATCCTTGTAGGGACCAATATCTCTATTCAGTTTATCCTTTTGAATATATTTTACACCTTTTACACCTCTAAGGGTGTCTTCATAAACGCTTTCTACTCCTTTACGTCCAATCAAATCACCACTGGTATAATAGGGATTGTTTTTTATAGTATTTGGGCTTACTTCAGCAATAAACCCCAGCACGTTGGCGCTATGATCTACATGATAATCTCTAAGTGATCGTTTCTGAATATAAAAACCTTCATAATTACGCATTTTTTCCTGTAGAAATGCATACTCACTTTTTGTAAGTTGAGGTACTATTACAGAAGGTAAAAAAGGAGAATATATTTTTGCTTTATCTAATCTTCTTTCCAGTTCCTTTCGTTCTAAACTTACAATATTGCAAAGCTCGGTAGTATCAAAAGCTTTTAGGTTTCTAGGGATAACCATTACATCGTATGAGGGTTGGTTTGAAACCATTAATTTGCCATCGCGATCATAGATATAACCACGTTGCGGATAATCGTAAACTACTTTTACGGCATTATTATTAGACCGCACAGCAAAGCTGTCGTCTACAACCTGAAGGTAAAACAATCTTCCTAGAAAGATTAAGCCTGTGGTAAGGATAATAATATATAAAAGAATTCTTCTCATCGATATTTTTTACTGAAAAGCGCAATACTCAATAAAATAACAAGTACAGTAAATATACTTGAAAATAACGTCTTTTTAAGTATAAGAATTATATGGCTGAAACTAAACATTTCCAAAGAAAATAATACTAAATGATGAATTACAACCATTAAAGCCACATAACTTATTCTAGCTCCCAGTGGAGTAGAGGATAAGCGAAGGGTTTGGTGATCGTAGCTTATCCCAAAAGAAAATCGAAGTAAATTAGGTCTTAAAAAAGCCGAAATTAAACAAGCAGCTGCATGTATTCCGCCACTGTCTTCAAATGTATCTACCGATAAGCCCAGTAAAAAAGCCAGAAATAAAAATAAACTTTGATTAGAGTTAAAAGGATAAAGCAGTAAAAATAAGATATAAAGATAGGGATTCACGTATCCCATAAAATTTATGTTGTTAAGTACTAGTACCTGTAGCAATACCAGACCTATAAAACGTAAGATATTAGAAATTAAACTGCTATTCATCCCCATCCACTTCTAAAGAAAGAATCTTTTCTTTGTTTTTATTTTCAATTACATAGACATAACCAATATTTGTCATGTCGTTGAATAACTTCACGTTTATAGTGTAATAGCTTTCGGTATTATCCAACTTAAAGTCCTCTATCGTTCCAACCAAAAGACCTTTGGGGAAAATTAAACTTTTGCCACCGGTAATGATAGTATCCCCTTTAGCTACTGGAGCTTGCTTAGGCACGTCGGTAAGTTGCATAAGATTTGGATTTTTGCCATCCCAAACTAAGCTTCCAAAATGGTTAGATTTTTTTAATTGTGCATTTATTTTAGACTGCGAATTGAGAATAGAAATAGCTCGAGAATAGCTAGAATTTGTTCGATCTATAATCCCAATTATTCCTTTGCTGGTTACCACTCCATTTTCTGCAGCAATACTATCATTTTCTCCTTTATTAAGAGTAATGTAGTTATCTCTTTTTGAAAAATTATTGTTTATAACATCAGCACTTCTAAATATATAATCTGAAGTAAAAGTGGTGTCTGTGTAATTGGGAATAGTATCTTTTCCGCTTAGTTGTCTTATAATATTGCGAAGATTTTTATTCTCCTCTATCAAACGTTGATTGTATTTGTCCAAATAAAAGTAATCCTGGATATTATTATTCCAGGAATAAATCCCACCGGTAACTGAATTGGCCGAACTTATAAATTTACTTTTATGAAACGAATGAGTTTGTATCGTTAGGAAAATAGAAAACGCGAGCAATACCAAGAACAAAATGTTATTCTTGTTCCGAATCAGAAAATTGAATATTTGCTGCATAAGCTACTGCTTCTCCTACTTTATCAATATTCCTTTATACCTGTTAAGTGTTTTTAATGTAATCCCGGTTCCTCTCACCACAGCTCTCAAAGGATCTTCAGCAATATAAACCGGAAGATCTGTTTTAGTAGACAGACGCTTATCTAAACCTCTAAGCATAGATCCTCCACCGGCAAGATATATACCGGTATTATAAATATCTGCCGCAAGTTCTGGCGGAGTTTGTGATAAGGTTTCCATAACCGCGTCTTCAATTCTAAGGATTGATTTATCTAAAGCTTTAGCAATTTCTCTATACGAAATATTTACCTGCTTTGGCTTACCTGTTAGCAAATCACGCCCTTGTACACTCATTTCATCTGGTGGAACTTCTAAATCTTCAGTAGCAGCACCAATCTGAATTTTAATTTTTTCCGCGGTACGTTCACCAACATAAAGGTTATGCTGAGTACGCATATAATATACGATGTCGTTGGTAAAAACATCCCCGGCGATTTTAATTGATTTATCACAAACAATTCCGCCAAGCGCGATCACTGCGATCTCTGTTGTACCCCCACCTATATCTACGATCATGTTCCCTTTTGGCTGCATGATGTCTACACCAATACCAATAGCAGCAGCCATAGGTTCATGAATAAGGTAAACTTCTTTACCGTTTACACGTTCGGCACTTTCTTTTACCGCTCGCATCTCAACTTCTGTTATACCAGATGGGATACAGATCACCATTCTTAAAGCTGGCGTGAACATTTTACGTTTAAGTGCCGGGATTTCTTTAATAAACATGGTGAGCATTTTCTCACTTGCATCAAAATCGGCGATTACACCATCTTTTAATGGGCGTATCGTTTTGATATTCTCATGTGTTTTTCCCTGCATCATCGCCGCTTCTTTTCCCACAGCCGTAATCTTTCCAGACGTACGGTCTCTGGCTACAATCGAAGGACTATCTACCACCACCTTATCATTGTGAATGATAAGGGTGTTGGCAGTTCCTAAATCTATCGCTATTTCTTCAATGAGAAAATCAAAAAATCCCATATGTTGTTTTATGTATTGGTAAAATGTATTCTATTAATGTTTAAAATGGCGGGTCCCTGTCATTACCATTGCAATATCATTATCATTACAATAATCGATACTTAACTGATCTTTGATAGAACCACCAGGCTGAATTACTGCTGAAATTCCTGAATTTCCTGCAATTTCTACACAATCAGGAAATGGGAAAAAAGCATCACTAGCCATTACCGCTCCTTTAAGATCAAATTTGAAAGAACCTGCTTTCTCGATACTTTGTCTTAATGCATCTACACGAGACGTTTGCCCGGTTCCGCTTGCACAAAGTTGTTTATTTTTAGCTAGAACAATAGAATTGGATTTTGTATGCTTACAAATTTTTGAAGCAAATAAAAGATCCTCAATTTCCTGTTCTGTTGGCTTATTAGTTGTCGCGTAAGATAAATCGTCTAAAACATCTGTTTTATTGTCTTTATCCTGAACTAAAACTCCATTTAAACAAGTACGAACTTGATTTTTTGGAAGTTCAGTTTCCTTTTGTATTAAAATAATTCTGTTTTTCTTTGCTTTTAAAGTTGCTAAAGCCTCTTCAGAAAAAGAAGGAGCGATAACTACTTCGCAAAATAAAGAATGAATTTCTTCCGCAGTAGCTTTATCAATTTCAGTATTAGCAATTAAAATTCCGCCGAAAGCTGAAACTGGATCACCAGCTAAAGCATCTACATAAGCTTGCTTTATCGTATCACGTTGTGCAAGACCACAAGCATTATTATGTTTTAAAATGGCAAATGTTGGCGCTTCTCCTTTAAATTCATTCATAAGAACTACAGCAGCATCAACATCCAAAAGGTTGTTGTAAGATAGTTCTTTTCCGTGGAGCTTATCAAACATTGCATCAAAATCTCCAAAAAATGTTCCTTTTTGATGTGGATTCTCTCCATATCGTAACGATTTTCCTTGCTGAATGCTTTGTTTAAAAGCAGGAATTTCTTCTGAAGTATTAAAATAGTTGAAAATAGCAGTGTCGTAATGCGAAGAAATATTGAACGATCTAGCCGCAAAATTTTTACGTTGCGCTAAACTTGTCTCTCCATTTCCTTCATTCAAAATGTCCAAAAATTCAGCATAATCGTTTACAGAAG encodes:
- the mrdA gene encoding penicillin-binding protein 2, whose protein sequence is MRRILLYIIILTTGLIFLGRLFYLQVVDDSFAVRSNNNAVKVVYDYPQRGYIYDRDGKLMVSNQPSYDVMVIPRNLKAFDTTELCNIVSLERKELERRLDKAKIYSPFLPSVIVPQLTKSEYAFLQEKMRNYEGFYIQKRSLRDYHVDHSANVLGFIAEVSPNTIKNNPYYTSGDLIGRKGVESVYEDTLRGVKGVKYIQKDKLNRDIGPYKDGIYDTLPERGKDITISVDSDLQAYGEYLMTNKRGGIIAIEPSSGEILSMITAPTYDPSDLVGRKRSPNFSKMWLDSTARPLYDRSILAQYPPGSPFKTMNALIALQEGVVDTDDTFSCHHGYSYGRGRKMGCHSHSSPLAMTQGIAQSCNSYFAQVYRKIIEKYPTPQEGMDAWHNHVASFGLGDYMGNDLSTGRPGKIPTSEYYNKIYDYPNYKWFATATLSNAIGQGEVLLTPIQLANMTATIANRGWYYTPHMIKEIDGKAITDENFTKKHHTTIDPENFEPVVEGMHQVYKNGTASALQIDGIEIAGKTGTAENFVRVDGKRMQLTDHSIFVAFAPVDDPKIAIAVFVENGYWGGRYGGKIASLMIEKYLKGTITRTDLEKFIMDPKNSLEDEYEKPYSGEPFLINDGKKNGWL
- the mreD gene encoding rod shape-determining protein MreD, whose protein sequence is MNSSLISNILRFIGLVLLQVLVLNNINFMGYVNPYLYILFLLLYPFNSNQSLFLFLAFLLGLSVDTFEDSGGIHAAACLISAFLRPNLLRFSFGISYDHQTLRLSSTPLGARISYVALMVVIHHLVLFSLEMFSFSHIILILKKTLFSSIFTVLVILLSIALFSKKYR
- the mreC gene encoding rod shape-determining protein MreC encodes the protein MQQIFNFLIRNKNNILFLVLLAFSIFLTIQTHSFHKSKFISSANSVTGGIYSWNNNIQDYFYLDKYNQRLIEENKNLRNIIRQLSGKDTIPNYTDTTFTSDYIFRSADVINNNFSKRDNYITLNKGENDSIAAENGVVTSKGIIGIIDRTNSSYSRAISILNSQSKINAQLKKSNHFGSLVWDGKNPNLMQLTDVPKQAPVAKGDTIITGGKSLIFPKGLLVGTIEDFKLDNTESYYTINVKLFNDMTNIGYVYVIENKNKEKILSLEVDGDE
- a CDS encoding rod shape-determining protein, whose protein sequence is MGFFDFLIEEIAIDLGTANTLIIHNDKVVVDSPSIVARDRTSGKITAVGKEAAMMQGKTHENIKTIRPLKDGVIADFDASEKMLTMFIKEIPALKRKMFTPALRMVICIPSGITEVEMRAVKESAERVNGKEVYLIHEPMAAAIGIGVDIMQPKGNMIVDIGGGTTEIAVIALGGIVCDKSIKIAGDVFTNDIVYYMRTQHNLYVGERTAEKIKIQIGAATEDLEVPPDEMSVQGRDLLTGKPKQVNISYREIAKALDKSILRIEDAVMETLSQTPPELAADIYNTGIYLAGGGSMLRGLDKRLSTKTDLPVYIAEDPLRAVVRGTGITLKTLNRYKGILIK
- the purH gene encoding bifunctional phosphoribosylaminoimidazolecarboxamide formyltransferase/IMP cyclohydrolase → MSNLKQAKSALISVFNKDGLAPIVKKLNELGITIYSTGGTEKFIKDLGVEVVPVEDVTSYPSILGGRVKTLHPKVFGGILNRQDNESDVKEIAQYEIPQIDIVIVDLYPFEKTVASGASEEDIIEKIDIGGISLIRAAAKNFKDVLCVSSVNDYAEFLDILNEGNGETSLAQRKNFAARSFNISSHYDTAIFNYFNTSEEIPAFKQSIQQGKSLRYGENPHQKGTFFGDFDAMFDKLHGKELSYNNLLDVDAAVVLMNEFKGEAPTFAILKHNNACGLAQRDTIKQAYVDALAGDPVSAFGGILIANTEIDKATAEEIHSLFCEVVIAPSFSEEALATLKAKKNRIILIQKETELPKNQVRTCLNGVLVQDKDNKTDVLDDLSYATTNKPTEQEIEDLLFASKICKHTKSNSIVLAKNKQLCASGTGQTSRVDALRQSIEKAGSFKFDLKGAVMASDAFFPFPDCVEIAGNSGISAVIQPGGSIKDQLSIDYCNDNDIAMVMTGTRHFKH